A section of the Pristiophorus japonicus isolate sPriJap1 chromosome 4, sPriJap1.hap1, whole genome shotgun sequence genome encodes:
- the LOC139262277 gene encoding sorting nexin-18-like: MVSRNLNRFSTFVKLDVEAFIMGEEASFVKDGDKIRVAASSHGPEWQENPYPFACSIDEPIKQTKFKGIKSYISYCLVSSHTQCLVNRHYKHFDWLYSRLVEKFPVISVPHIVEKQATGCFEEDFSSKRKKGLNLWMNHMTSHPVLARCDAFQHFLTCNDEKAWKQGKRKAEKDDMVGGNFFLTLSTPQSPLDLQEVESRVDGFKTFTKRMDESVFQLSHTAEFARKQVVGPPSGEVPIATALAALV, from the coding sequence ATGGTCAGCAGGAACCTCAACCGCTTCTCCACCTTCGTCAAGTTGGACGTCGAGGCGTTCATCATGGGCGAGGAGGCCAGCTTCGTCAAGGATGGCGACAAGATCCGCGTGGCGGCCAGCTCACACGGCCCTGAGTGGCAGGAGAACCCTTACCCATTCGCCTGCTCCATCGACGAGCCCATCAAGCAGACCAAGTTCAAAGGCATCAAGAGCTACATCTCGTACTGCCTGGTGTCCAGCCACACCCAGTGTCTGGTCAACCGGCATTACAAGCACTTCGACTGGCTGTACAGCCGGCTGGTGGAGAAGTTCCCCGTCATCTCGGTGCCCCACATTGTCGAGAAGCAAGCCACCGGTTGCTTCGAGGAGGACTTCAGCTCAAAGCGGAAGAAAGGGCTGAATCTGTGGATGAACCACATGACAAGCCACCCGGTGCTGGCCCGCTGTGACGCCTTCCAGCACTTCCTCACCTGCAACGACGAGAAGGCTTGGAAGCAGGGCAAGAGGAAAGCCGAGAAGGACGACATGGTGGGAGGCAACTTCTTCCTGACACTCAGCACCCCGCAGAGCCCCCTCgacctgcaggaggtggagagcAGGGTCGATGggttcaaaactttcaccaagaggatggacgagagcgttttccagctgagccacacCGCCGAGTTCGCGAGGAAGCAGGTGGTGGGCCCCCCTTCAGGCGAGGTCCCTATTGCCACTGCATTGGCTGCATTGGTGTAG
- the LOC139262278 gene encoding sorting nexin-18-like, which yields MAFQALALYDFQSENVGEISVQEDKVLTMYCEHDIKGWLEGANSRSQRDLFPASYVQILRAGSGGNAVPGVGAGATEPSASRYANVPTAGYDSPAPPQPPSGFPLSACPAASTFCPPPLTQTGGSGLRGLVLARLQHGSRWPE from the coding sequence ATGGCGTTCCAGGCTCTGGCTCTGTACGATTTCCAGAGCGAGAATGTGGGTGAGATCTCAGTGCAGGAGGACAAGGTGCTGACAATGTACTGCGAGCACGACATCAAGGGCTGGCTGGAGGGGGCCAACAGCCGCAGCCAGAGGGACCTCTTCCCGGCCTCATATGTGCAGATCCTGCGGGCTGGGAGCGGGGGCAACGCTGTGCCCGGTGTCGGTGCCGGTGCCACCGAGCCCTCCGCCTCCCGCTATGCCAACGTGCCGACCGCCGGCTACGACAGCCCGGCGCCACCTCAGCCCCCCAGCGGCTTCCCCCTGTCGGCCTGCCCCGCCGCCAGCACCTTCTGCCCCCCGCCTCTCACCCAAACAGGCGGCAGCGGCCTCAGGGGGCTGGTCCTGGCGAGGCTGCAGCACGGGAGCCGGTGGCCAGAA